From the genome of Candidatus Eisenbacteria bacterium, one region includes:
- a CDS encoding bifunctional nuclease family protein, whose translation MKTVEARVNGLILEHKTQQNIVILRETEGERILPIWIGSGEAQAIRRILSEESFPRPLTHDLIHIVIEGFKAKITRVVIADLRENTFYASIFVEREGEVLSIDARPSDSIALALRSKAPIYVNEDLLQPPPREEQAESETPEAPPRELSEQEKAEQLRRYLERLNPEDFGKFQL comes from the coding sequence GTGAAAACCGTGGAAGCCCGAGTCAATGGGCTGATCCTCGAGCACAAGACGCAACAGAACATCGTCATCCTGCGGGAGACGGAAGGCGAGCGCATCCTTCCCATCTGGATCGGCTCCGGAGAAGCCCAGGCCATCCGCCGCATCCTTTCGGAAGAGTCTTTCCCGCGCCCGCTGACGCATGACCTCATTCATATCGTGATCGAGGGATTCAAGGCCAAGATCACTCGCGTCGTGATCGCGGACCTGCGCGAGAACACCTTCTACGCGTCCATCTTCGTGGAGCGCGAAGGCGAGGTGCTCTCGATCGACGCTCGTCCCTCGGACTCGATCGCGCTGGCGCTGCGCAGCAAGGCGCCGATCTACGTGAACGAGGACCTGCTCCAGCCGCCCCCGCGCGAGGAGCAGGCGGAGTCGGAGACCCCGGAAGCGCCTCCTCGGGAGCTGAGCGAACAGGAAAAAGCGGAGCAGCTGCGCCGCTACCTGGAGCGTCTCAATCCCGAGGACTTCGGGAAGTTCCAGCTCTAG
- the rplI gene encoding 50S ribosomal protein L9 produces the protein MQVILLEDLEGLGARGATVNVKPGYARNYLLPRKLAIQAQSRAANLYQELARQKEIQLQKQLAEARAEAAKLEGLEVNIAAQANEEDTLFGSVTSTDVAEALEKVGHTVEKRRIEMGEEHIKQLGRYEVKVRFLGDVAATVRVWVVRA, from the coding sequence ATGCAGGTGATCTTGCTCGAAGACCTCGAAGGCCTGGGCGCCCGCGGCGCCACCGTGAACGTGAAGCCCGGGTACGCGCGCAACTACCTCCTCCCGCGCAAGCTCGCCATCCAGGCGCAGTCGCGTGCGGCCAACCTCTATCAGGAGCTGGCGCGGCAGAAGGAGATCCAGCTCCAGAAGCAGCTCGCCGAGGCGCGGGCCGAGGCGGCCAAGCTCGAGGGTCTGGAGGTCAACATCGCGGCTCAGGCCAACGAAGAGGACACCCTGTTCGGCTCCGTGACCTCGACCGACGTCGCCGAAGCCCTCGAGAAGGTCGGCCACACCGTGGAGAAGCGGCGCATCGAGATGGGCGAAGAGCACATCAAGCAGCTCGGGCGCTACGAGGTCAAAGTACGATTCCTCGGCGACGTGGCGGCCACCGTCCGCGTCTGGGTGGTGCGCGCATGA
- a CDS encoding peptidyl-prolyl cis-trans isomerase, whose translation MKTGRAGITALLFCGLLLGAAPATKPAAKSKKPAKGADSVLVRIGKETITTGQVQRRLDELPEHVRPQFTTPEGRQRLVDRMIEEKVWLMSATKKGVDKRPDVVRQIEQQRRDLLIRTHINEVMAENPAPGDSAARAYYDEHRADYRTPASITISHIQLKNESEAKKVKGHTKKQDWGKLVAKYSADTLTKKQGGVLGPVTHEGVFGQLGRQPALAESAFALGQTGKIGGPYKTDRGWHVIRVESLTPEGERPFDQVRGGIIRQLSQKNSQDFYNAKYAETKAALGLRADSAAIQKFVMKKKSARDLFNDAQSAGGPQERIDAYTKVLQEYPESDVSPQAQFMIGFIQSEELKDYEAADKTFKTLLQRYPKSELAASAKWMVEHMRTESAPGFMNLEGDSTKSGGSAEARKP comes from the coding sequence ATGAAGACCGGGCGCGCGGGAATCACCGCGCTCCTCTTCTGCGGTCTGCTGCTCGGAGCGGCACCGGCGACCAAGCCCGCCGCCAAGAGCAAGAAGCCGGCGAAGGGCGCCGACAGCGTTCTGGTGAGGATCGGCAAGGAGACCATCACCACCGGCCAGGTCCAGCGCCGCCTCGACGAGCTGCCCGAGCACGTGCGGCCGCAATTCACCACGCCCGAAGGCCGCCAGCGTCTCGTCGATCGCATGATCGAGGAGAAGGTGTGGCTGATGTCGGCGACGAAGAAGGGTGTCGACAAGCGCCCGGATGTCGTTCGGCAGATCGAGCAGCAGCGCCGCGACCTGCTGATCCGTACGCACATCAACGAAGTGATGGCCGAGAATCCCGCGCCCGGTGATTCGGCGGCGCGCGCCTATTACGACGAGCATCGCGCCGACTACCGCACGCCGGCCTCGATCACGATCAGCCACATCCAGCTCAAGAACGAGTCGGAGGCCAAGAAGGTCAAGGGCCATACGAAGAAGCAGGACTGGGGCAAGCTGGTCGCCAAGTACTCGGCCGATACGCTCACCAAGAAGCAGGGCGGCGTGCTGGGGCCGGTCACACACGAAGGCGTGTTCGGACAGCTCGGGCGGCAGCCGGCGCTCGCCGAGTCCGCGTTCGCGCTCGGTCAGACGGGGAAGATCGGCGGCCCGTACAAGACCGACCGTGGATGGCACGTGATCCGTGTCGAGTCGCTGACCCCCGAGGGTGAGCGGCCTTTCGATCAGGTACGGGGCGGAATCATCCGGCAGTTGAGCCAGAAGAACTCACAGGACTTCTACAATGCGAAGTATGCCGAGACCAAGGCCGCGCTCGGCCTGCGCGCAGACTCGGCCGCGATCCAGAAGTTCGTGATGAAGAAGAAGAGCGCACGCGATCTCTTCAACGACGCTCAGTCGGCGGGCGGCCCGCAGGAGCGAATCGATGCCTACACCAAGGTGCTCCAGGAGTATCCTGAGAGCGATGTGAGCCCGCAGGCCCAGTTCATGATCGGGTTCATCCAGTCGGAGGAGCTCAAGGATTACGAGGCCGCGGACAAGACATTCAAGACCTTGCTTCAGCGATATCCGAAGTCCGAGCTGGCCGCCTCGGCAAAGTGGATGGTGGAACACATGCGAACCGAGTCCGCGCCGGGGTTCATGAATCTCGAAGGCGATTCCACGAAGTCCGGCGGCTCCGCCGAGGCCCGAAAGCCGTGA